The Novosphingobium terrae genome has a window encoding:
- a CDS encoding Do family serine endopeptidase: MRYAYGLTSALLLGGATFSLVSGFPAGAQVAQNDAQKMSAVVPRAGAPASFADLTAQLQPAVVNISTRQKVKVQNENPLAGTPFEGMFGGGDNGGGGGGQTREAQSLGSGFIVSADGYIVTNNHVITAEGQGEVESISVTLTDGNEYPAKLVGKDAQSDLAVLKITTPKPLPFVKFGDSGAARVGDWVIAIGNPFGLGGTVTAGIVSAVLRNTGSGSAYDRYIQTDAAINQGNSGGPMFDMKGQVIGINRAILSPTGGSVGIGLAIPSDIASPIVDKLIHGQTIARGYLGVRIQPLNDDLADSLGVPHNKGEFIQGVEPGKAAALGGVLAGDVVLRVNGQDVSPRQSLSYLVANTAPGTRIPLDIIRNGKPMTLQVTVATRPSEEELAQQTFDPDNAGGDNPFKKGANPKAPASSGLTEKAIGLSVQPLTPPIARAVGVAENTKGVVIGFVDPNSDAGAKGLSRGDVVVSAGYQPVNTVAELEAAIRAAQASNRPALLLQVIHRGQPAAYVPIRLR, translated from the coding sequence GCCCCGCGCCGGTGCGCCCGCCAGCTTCGCCGATCTCACCGCCCAGTTGCAGCCCGCCGTGGTCAACATCTCCACCCGCCAGAAGGTGAAGGTGCAGAACGAAAACCCGCTGGCCGGCACGCCCTTCGAAGGCATGTTCGGCGGCGGCGACAATGGTGGCGGCGGTGGCGGCCAGACCCGCGAAGCCCAGTCGCTGGGTTCGGGCTTCATCGTGTCGGCGGACGGCTATATCGTCACCAACAACCACGTCATCACCGCCGAGGGCCAGGGCGAGGTCGAATCGATCAGCGTCACCCTCACCGACGGCAATGAATATCCCGCCAAGCTGGTCGGCAAGGACGCCCAGTCCGACCTCGCCGTGCTCAAGATCACCACGCCCAAGCCCCTGCCCTTCGTCAAGTTCGGCGACAGCGGCGCGGCCCGCGTGGGTGACTGGGTGATCGCCATCGGCAACCCCTTCGGTCTGGGCGGCACCGTCACCGCCGGTATCGTTTCCGCCGTGCTGCGCAACACCGGCTCGGGCAGCGCTTACGACCGCTACATCCAGACCGACGCCGCCATCAATCAGGGCAACTCGGGCGGCCCGATGTTCGACATGAAGGGGCAAGTGATCGGCATCAACCGCGCCATCCTCTCGCCCACCGGCGGCAGCGTGGGCATCGGCCTCGCCATCCCCTCTGACATCGCCTCGCCCATCGTCGACAAGCTGATCCATGGCCAGACCATCGCGCGCGGCTACCTTGGCGTGCGCATCCAGCCGCTGAATGACGATCTGGCGGATTCGCTGGGCGTGCCCCACAACAAGGGCGAGTTCATTCAGGGCGTCGAGCCTGGCAAGGCCGCGGCTCTGGGCGGCGTGCTGGCGGGTGACGTCGTGCTGCGCGTCAACGGTCAGGATGTCAGCCCGCGTCAGTCGCTGTCCTATCTGGTGGCCAACACCGCGCCCGGCACGCGCATCCCGCTCGACATCATCCGCAACGGCAAGCCGATGACCCTGCAGGTCACCGTCGCCACCCGCCCGAGCGAGGAAGAGCTAGCCCAGCAGACTTTCGACCCCGACAATGCCGGCGGCGACAACCCCTTCAAGAAGGGCGCCAACCCCAAGGCCCCGGCCAGCAGCGGCCTGACGGAAAAGGCCATCGGCCTCTCCGTGCAGCCGCTGACGCCGCCGATCGCCCGCGCCGTGGGCGTGGCCGAGAACACCAAGGGCGTGGTCATCGGCTTCGTCGACCCCAATTCGGACGCGGGCGCCAAGGGCCTCTCGCGCGGGGACGTGGTCGTCTCGGCGGGCTACCAGCCGGTCAACACCGTGGCCGAGCTGGAAGCCGCCATCCGCGCGGCCCAGGCCTCGAACCGCCCGGCGCTGCTGCTGCAGGTGATCCACCGCGGCCAGCCTGCGGCCTATGTGCCGATCCGTCTGCGCTGA